One Candidatus Neomarinimicrobiota bacterium genomic window, ATCGGGATTTACTCGGGCCGTGAATTCCGCCTCGTCAATGAGGTCAGCCAACGTCTGTATGCTGTCGATCCCAGCCAGGTAGTCTCGTCCTTCCTCCATACGTCCAAGGCGGATCAATGCCTGCCCCATGTTATAGTGCGCCCCAGGATGCCATGGCCGCTGCTCGATGGCCGTTTTCAGGTAGCCGATAGCTTCTTGCTCCTGTCCGGTCTGGGCCAAAAGAAGACCGAGAAAATAGTGATGATGTACAGTCTCCGGATCCAGCTTCAGGGCCTTGCGCGAATAGGCGATTGCCGTTTGATAATCACCGTTGTCTTTATGCAGCGCGCTGAGGTCACTGTAGGCCTCCGCATATGAACCATCTATAGCGATGGCTTGCAGATAGGCTTGCTCAGCGCTGTCAACCTTCCCCAGTTCGATATACGCGCGTCCTAGCTGGAGTAGAGTCGTCCGTTGCCGCTCGAGGTCAATCTCCCCGTGGCTCGCCTGCGCCTTTTCCCGCGCTAATTGTTGTTCTTTCCGGTACATGGACACGGCTTCCCCGTATTTGTAACGGCGGAAGGCATTGTTCCCGAGCTTAAACCAGGCGGCGCGATAATTGGGGTCCAGCGCAACTACCCTTTCGTAGGCGGCTTTGGCCCGATTCAGTTGAGTGACTTTTGCAAATATGAGACCCTGCAAGTAAGGGATATCGGCGAGTTCCGGCGCGTCAACCGCTGCGCTGTCTGTCAACTTCAGGGCAGTATTGAAGTCGCCCTGATGAAAAGAATCTTCTGCCTTGATCAAGAGATGCGACACCTCTGGAGTCAAAGCCTTTCTCCGCAAATATGTCTTTGAACTTACTTCGTCATCCGACTTAGGGCTGCATCCCGTATTCACAAGCAGAACAGTCATTATGAAAATACGAATAGGGAGACCTCTGGTGATTCCAAGCTGAATTATCCACAGGATCTTTGTGATTCGCCGCAAAGATTTTGAAATGTGGGCGAAACTGGGGTTAGGCGACTTCGAAGCCCACTAGGACTTGAGTTTCATCTTGTCCGGGTCCCATTCATAAATGCGATTGTCCAGATAG contains:
- a CDS encoding tetratricopeptide repeat protein: MTPEVSHLLIKAEDSFHQGDFNTALKLTDSAAVDAPELADIPYLQGLIFAKVTQLNRAKAAYERVVALDPNYRAAWFKLGNNAFRRYKYGEAVSMYRKEQQLAREKAQASHGEIDLERQRTTLLQLGRAYIELGKVDSAEQAYLQAIAIDGSYAEAYSDLSALHKDNGDYQTAIAYSRKALKLDPETVHHHYFLGLLLAQTGQEQEAIGYLKTAIEQRPWHPGAHYNMGQALIRLGRMEEGRDYLAGIDSIQTLADLIDEAEFTARVNPDVPRRWIKLARLLRRAGRHQEAMDAYDVALYLSPKSVTIQRNVANLSLSLSDTTGAIKRYRAILWQDPSLGEIWVSLGAVYALSGRLEEARQAWQNALRYQPDNVQATAWLAKFQEGP